The proteins below are encoded in one region of Pseudomonas sp. SCB32:
- a CDS encoding phosphoethanolamine transferase CptA has translation MSTLISPSARKGIDWAGLGWLLLFFWYFSGVTQLLILLNGTTGFAGFRDAFFLSSLWLAPVLLLPRFARGISAIIGLVLWGASLVGLSYFGIYRQEFSQSVIFVMFESNTAEAGEYFSQYFSVWLCLALLIYSAVAVLLWRRIRPVRLPLYSRIPVAVLLVVMNLIYPFYKQMVTQHRTFAESLEKVQQRMEPAVPWQLVVGYAQYRQQLDNMQKLLEQNAALPPLQNLKDGSGEAPRTLVLVLGESTTREHMHLYGYPRETTPNLDALAAEGHNLTVFQNVVSPRPYTIEVMQQILTFGDEQNPDKFLTDPSLINLMKQAGYKTFWITNQQTMTKRNTMLTTFSQQTDAPVYLNNQRNQNASQYDGVVLEPFQKALQDPAQKKLIIVHLLGTHMDYRYRYPEQYGHFNDRQGVPSALSDEQVETYNFYDNAVLYNDFVISSLIKRYAATDPNGFLLYLSDHGEDVYSSGNHDRLGRNEGAPTRPMYTIPFMLWTSPSWQAAHPRDLQAAASRPYSSSHLIHTLSDLAGLSYDHFEPAKSLVSDQFVAAPRWIGDPYAKNGLHEFDKLPPTQSAPQQEIVKNAKSPATAQTPAAQPNKG, from the coding sequence GTGTCTACCCTGATTTCTCCTTCCGCCCGTAAAGGCATCGACTGGGCCGGCCTGGGCTGGCTGCTCCTGTTCTTCTGGTACTTCTCCGGCGTCACCCAACTGCTGATCCTGCTCAACGGCACCACCGGCTTCGCCGGCTTCCGTGACGCCTTCTTCCTCAGCAGCCTGTGGCTTGCCCCGGTACTGTTGCTGCCACGCTTCGCCCGTGGGATTTCCGCGATCATCGGCCTGGTGCTGTGGGGCGCCTCGCTGGTCGGCCTGAGCTATTTCGGCATCTACCGCCAGGAGTTCTCGCAGAGCGTCATCTTCGTCATGTTCGAATCGAACACGGCCGAAGCCGGCGAGTATTTCAGTCAGTACTTCAGCGTCTGGCTATGCCTTGCGCTGCTGATCTACAGCGCGGTCGCGGTGCTGCTGTGGCGACGCATCCGCCCGGTCCGCCTGCCGCTGTATTCGCGCATTCCGGTGGCCGTGCTGCTGGTGGTGATGAACCTGATCTACCCCTTCTACAAGCAGATGGTGACCCAGCATCGCACCTTCGCCGAATCGCTGGAGAAGGTGCAGCAGCGCATGGAGCCTGCGGTGCCCTGGCAACTGGTAGTGGGCTATGCCCAGTACCGCCAGCAACTGGACAACATGCAGAAGCTGCTGGAACAGAACGCCGCGCTGCCGCCGCTGCAGAACCTCAAGGACGGCAGCGGCGAGGCGCCGCGCACCCTGGTGCTGGTACTGGGTGAATCCACCACCCGCGAGCACATGCACCTGTACGGCTACCCGCGCGAAACCACCCCGAACCTCGATGCGCTGGCCGCCGAGGGCCACAACCTGACGGTGTTCCAGAACGTAGTCTCGCCGCGTCCCTACACCATCGAGGTGATGCAGCAGATCCTCACCTTCGGTGACGAGCAGAACCCCGACAAGTTCCTCACCGATCCGTCGCTGATCAATCTGATGAAACAGGCAGGCTACAAGACCTTCTGGATCACCAACCAGCAGACGATGACCAAGCGCAACACCATGCTCACCACCTTCTCGCAGCAGACGGACGCGCCGGTCTACCTGAACAACCAGCGCAACCAGAACGCCAGCCAGTACGACGGCGTGGTGCTCGAGCCGTTCCAGAAGGCCCTGCAGGACCCGGCGCAGAAAAAGCTCATCATCGTGCACCTGCTGGGCACGCACATGGACTACCGCTACCGCTATCCGGAGCAGTACGGCCATTTCAATGACCGCCAGGGCGTGCCCTCGGCGCTGTCCGACGAGCAGGTGGAAACCTACAACTTCTACGACAACGCCGTGCTGTACAACGACTTCGTGATCTCCAGCCTGATCAAGCGTTACGCCGCGACCGATCCGAACGGCTTCCTGCTGTACCTCTCCGACCACGGCGAGGATGTCTACAGCTCGGGCAACCACGATCGCCTGGGCCGCAACGAAGGCGCCCCGACCCGGCCGATGTACACCATCCCGTTCATGCTCTGGACCTCGCCCAGCTGGCAGGCGGCGCACCCGCGTGACCTGCAGGCTGCCGCCAGCCGCCCGTACAGCAGCTCGCACCTGATCCACACCCTGTCGGACCTCGCGGGCCTGAGCTACGACCATTTCGAGCCGGCCAAGAGCCTGGTCAGCGACCAGTTCGTGGCGGCCCCGCGCTGGATCGGCGACCCCTACGCCAAGAATGGCCTGCATGAGTTCGACAAACTGCCGCCGACCCAGTCCGCGCCGCAGCAGGAGATCGTCAAGAACGCGAAATCGCCGGCCACCGCCCAGACGCCGGCGGCACAGCCCAACAAGGGTTGA
- a CDS encoding tetratricopeptide repeat protein, with translation MSFVLRRTEEIAVEDLTGQLADNPRQAARLILTAAREGDLEAQALLGQILLDGHGIERDPALAMIWFGIAAERGHSMARNVLGRCLEHGWGCAADPAAAARHYALAAEAGLDWAMYNLANLLATGRGVTRDEARAFALYRRAAGLGHAKSMNLVGRFHEDGLVVPRDAVAAHRWYRRSAEAGDFRGQFSHATVLAEAGYLEAALPWLQRALDGGNLNFLRVAREQLARSPQEPLRQMALAYCLRAAELGEESDRMRLNSLRLAQDCCNLT, from the coding sequence ATGAGCTTCGTCCTGCGCCGTACCGAAGAAATCGCCGTTGAAGACCTCACCGGCCAGCTCGCCGACAATCCACGCCAGGCGGCACGACTGATCCTCACCGCCGCCCGCGAGGGCGATCTGGAAGCCCAGGCGCTGCTCGGCCAGATCCTCCTCGACGGCCACGGCATCGAACGCGATCCGGCGCTGGCCATGATCTGGTTCGGTATCGCCGCCGAGCGCGGCCACTCCATGGCCCGCAACGTCCTCGGCCGCTGCCTGGAACACGGCTGGGGCTGCGCCGCCGACCCTGCGGCAGCGGCTCGCCACTACGCGCTTGCCGCCGAGGCGGGCCTGGACTGGGCGATGTACAACCTGGCCAACCTTCTGGCCACCGGTCGCGGCGTGACCCGTGACGAGGCGCGCGCCTTTGCGCTGTACCGTCGGGCGGCAGGGCTGGGGCATGCCAAGTCGATGAATCTGGTCGGCCGCTTCCATGAGGATGGGCTGGTGGTCCCCCGCGATGCCGTGGCCGCCCATCGCTGGTACCGGCGCTCCGCCGAGGCCGGCGACTTTCGTGGGCAGTTCAGCCATGCCACGGTGCTGGCCGAGGCCGGCTATCTGGAGGCCGCCCTGCCCTGGCTGCAGCGCGCCCTGGATGGCGGCAACCTGAACTTCCTGCGGGTCGCCCGCGAGCAACTGGCCCGCTCCCCCCAGGAACCTCTGCGCCAGATGGCGCTTGCCTACTGCCTCCGCGCGGCTGAACTGGGGGAAGAATCCGACAGGATGCGTCTGAATTCGCTGCGTCTAGCACAGGATTGTTGCAACTTGACGTAA
- a CDS encoding Fe2+-dependent dioxygenase produces MLLHIPGIFTREEVARIRAALEQAEWGDGKATAGYQSARAKHNLQLPQDHPLAREIGEAMLQRLWSNPLFQSAALPHKVFPPLFNCYTGGGSFDFHIDNAVRDIQGGRERVRTDVSSTLFFSDPEDYDGGELVIQDTYGTQQVKLPAGDLMLYPATSLHKVNPVTRGARIASFFWTQSLVREDSQRALLFQMDQSIQALTRDVPEHPALVELTGTYHNLLRRWVDV; encoded by the coding sequence ATGCTGCTGCACATTCCCGGCATCTTTACCCGCGAGGAAGTCGCGCGCATCCGCGCGGCCCTGGAACAGGCCGAATGGGGTGACGGCAAGGCCACCGCCGGTTACCAGTCGGCCCGTGCCAAACACAACCTGCAACTGCCCCAGGACCACCCGCTGGCCCGCGAGATCGGCGAAGCCATGCTGCAGCGCCTGTGGAGCAATCCGCTGTTCCAGTCTGCGGCGCTGCCGCACAAGGTCTTTCCACCACTGTTCAACTGCTACACCGGCGGCGGCTCCTTCGACTTCCATATCGACAACGCCGTACGCGATATCCAGGGTGGCCGCGAGCGCGTGCGTACCGACGTCTCCTCGACCCTGTTCTTCAGCGACCCCGAGGACTACGACGGCGGTGAACTGGTGATCCAGGACACCTATGGCACCCAGCAGGTCAAGCTGCCGGCCGGCGACCTGATGCTCTACCCCGCCACCAGCCTGCACAAGGTCAACCCGGTGACCCGTGGCGCGCGCATCGCCTCCTTCTTCTGGACTCAGAGCCTGGTGCGCGAGGACAGCCAGCGGGCCCTGCTGTTCCAGATGGACCAGTCGATCCAGGCCCTGACCCGCGATGTGCCCGAGCATCCCGCACTGGTCGAGCTGACCGGCACCTACCACAACCTGCTGCGCCGCTGGGTGGATGTCTGA
- a CDS encoding TonB-dependent siderophore receptor, translated as MLRQSSDLAGNTPRLLASAVGVAITAMSGSHLAYAAESSEKKPTQDVLSLDADTVVGTQQQDPTTYSVEKSASKKYTAPLLDTPRSVTVVPQQVIKDTGALTLQDALRTVPGITFGAGEGGNPTGDRPFIRGFDAQSDTYVDGVRDTGAQSREVFNLEQIEVSKGPNSAFGGRGSAGGSLNLISKQAKAGNFTDGGFTYGSDQTRRYTLDTNQEFLDGNAAFRLNLMTHDQNVAGRDNVDYSRWGIAPSLTFGLNGPTRLTVSHYHLESDDTPDSGIPYAKSADRSKHNPDKPVNVDRSNYYGLEDRDFQKSRVDTSTITFDHDFNDNLSLRNTTRYGTSHTDYIWTQPDDSQGNINNGTVWRRNNNRISTTTTATNQTDLFGEFYLGGFKNSFTTGVEFTREDSKRDSYTVNTNTGSSAGANKCNPSIIGAPSGYNCTSLENPTPNDPWSGSITRNYKPLNTVGTTQAIYGFDTIDLNEQWQVNLGARFDAFQTTAKNHAVTPTTKFEDNSTFWNWQGGVVYKPAHNGSIYASYATSATPPGSMLDNGDTSNAVDAFAVKNSLEPEETTNYEVGTKWNFLDERLELTAAVFRTEKDNARVLVAPQTYDNAGKSRVDGLELSASGKLTDKWKVFAGYSYLDSELVKAGKAGRSGNITANAPSNDGNQMPNTPENSFTLWTTYDILPKATIGGGTFYVDKVYGDVANTMYVPDYWRYDAMASYKLSKNVDFQLNVQNVFDKKYFDKAYAAHYASEAAGRTVLLSTNFHF; from the coding sequence ATGTTGCGCCAATCGTCCGATCTCGCCGGCAATACGCCGCGCCTTCTGGCATCCGCCGTCGGTGTCGCCATCACCGCCATGTCCGGCAGCCACCTGGCCTATGCCGCCGAGTCTTCGGAAAAGAAACCGACCCAGGACGTGCTGTCCCTGGACGCCGATACCGTCGTCGGCACCCAGCAGCAGGACCCGACGACCTACAGCGTCGAGAAGTCCGCGTCGAAAAAGTACACCGCGCCGCTGCTGGATACGCCGCGTTCGGTGACCGTAGTGCCGCAGCAGGTGATCAAGGACACCGGCGCGCTGACCCTGCAGGATGCCCTGCGTACCGTGCCGGGCATTACCTTCGGCGCCGGCGAGGGCGGCAACCCGACGGGCGACCGTCCGTTCATCCGTGGCTTCGACGCGCAGAGCGACACCTATGTCGATGGCGTGCGTGACACCGGTGCGCAATCCCGCGAAGTCTTCAACCTGGAGCAGATCGAAGTCAGCAAGGGCCCGAACTCGGCCTTCGGCGGCCGCGGCTCGGCCGGTGGCAGCCTGAACCTGATCAGCAAGCAGGCCAAGGCCGGTAACTTCACCGACGGCGGCTTCACCTACGGCTCTGACCAGACCCGCCGCTACACCCTGGACACCAACCAGGAGTTCCTCGACGGCAACGCCGCCTTCCGCCTGAACCTGATGACCCACGACCAGAACGTCGCCGGTCGCGACAACGTCGACTACAGCCGCTGGGGTATCGCACCGTCGCTGACCTTCGGCCTCAACGGTCCGACCCGTCTTACCGTCAGCCACTATCACCTGGAAAGCGACGATACCCCGGACTCGGGCATTCCCTACGCCAAGAGCGCTGACCGCAGCAAGCACAACCCGGACAAGCCGGTGAACGTCGACCGTAGCAACTACTACGGCCTGGAGGACCGCGACTTCCAGAAGAGCCGCGTGGACACCAGCACCATCACCTTCGACCACGACTTCAACGACAACCTGAGCCTGCGCAACACCACGCGCTATGGCACCAGCCACACCGACTACATCTGGACCCAGCCCGACGACAGTCAGGGCAACATCAACAACGGCACGGTCTGGCGGCGCAACAACAACCGCATCAGCACCACCACCACCGCGACCAACCAGACCGATCTGTTCGGCGAGTTCTACCTGGGCGGGTTCAAGAACAGCTTCACCACGGGCGTGGAATTCACCCGCGAAGACAGCAAGCGCGACAGCTACACGGTCAACACCAACACCGGTTCCAGCGCCGGCGCCAACAAGTGCAACCCGTCGATCATCGGCGCGCCGAGCGGCTATAACTGCACCAGCCTGGAAAACCCGACGCCGAACGATCCGTGGAGCGGCAGCATCACCCGCAACTACAAGCCGCTGAACACCGTCGGTACCACCCAGGCCATCTACGGCTTCGACACCATCGACCTGAACGAGCAGTGGCAGGTCAACCTCGGCGCGCGTTTCGACGCCTTCCAGACCACCGCGAAGAACCACGCCGTCACCCCGACCACCAAGTTCGAGGACAACTCCACCTTCTGGAACTGGCAGGGTGGCGTGGTTTATAAGCCGGCGCACAACGGCAGCATCTACGCGTCCTACGCTACCTCGGCGACGCCGCCGGGCAGCATGCTGGACAACGGCGACACCTCCAACGCGGTGGACGCCTTCGCGGTGAAGAACAGCCTTGAACCGGAAGAAACCACCAACTACGAGGTGGGGACCAAGTGGAACTTCCTGGACGAGCGCCTGGAACTGACCGCGGCGGTCTTCCGCACTGAGAAGGACAACGCCCGCGTGCTCGTCGCGCCGCAGACCTACGACAACGCCGGCAAGTCCCGCGTCGACGGCCTGGAGCTCTCCGCCAGCGGCAAACTGACCGACAAGTGGAAGGTCTTCGCCGGCTACAGCTACCTCGACAGCGAGCTGGTCAAGGCGGGCAAGGCCGGCCGTAGCGGCAACATCACCGCCAACGCCCCGTCCAACGACGGCAACCAGATGCCCAACACGCCGGAGAACAGCTTCACCCTCTGGACCACCTACGACATCCTGCCCAAGGCCACCATCGGCGGCGGCACCTTCTACGTCGACAAGGTCTACGGCGATGTGGCCAACACCATGTACGTCCCGGACTACTGGCGCTACGACGCGATGGCCAGCTACAAGCTGAGCAAGAACGTCGACTTCCAGCTCAACGTGCAGAACGTCTTCGACAAGAAGTACTTCGACAAGGCTTATGCCGCGCACTACGCGTCGGAGGCGGCTGGCCGCACCGTGCTGCTGTCCACCAACTTCCACTTCTAA
- a CDS encoding sulfite reductase flavoprotein subunit alpha — MKKVWFQLHWLFGISAGLVLALMGMTGAMLSFQDEILRTVNPASLTVEKRAEGTLPMDELIRQVESAEPGKKVAFVWVNIDGDQAGRLFYTPQPGQRRGESRYVDPYTADFLPAPRGEGFFNFVMQLHRFLAAGEAGKQVTAACTLILLYLCLSGLYLRWPRKALSWRAWLTFDWAKKGRTFNWDLHAVAGTWCLAFYLLATLTGLFWSYDWYRAGLFKLLDDAPAGQQKGGQRGGGKRGPAPEGPPPVVDASAVWATIEQTGGAAMTTYNLRLPPVQGQPATVFYLEGDADHERAFNEMSIDPASGKLLAHKRYDDSSFGKQLLTSVYALHVGSYFGLPGRILMMLASLSMPLFFVTGWMLYLDRRRKKRAAQAARGELSNDPGADAWLVGYASQSGFAEQLAWQSAGQLQAAGLPVRVEPLAKLDRAQLEQTRNALFVVSTFGDGEAPDNARVFERQLLGQRLGLADLRFAVLALGDRQYDHFCGFAHRLQGWLQGQGARALFEGVEVDNGDAAALHDWQQRLAGLSGAAPQAAFSAPAFEVWTLAGRLHLNPGSQGESTWLLCLAAPSDSQIEWSAGDLVEIVPRQPLFLVNAWLNRLGLDGDSRIQVDGVATTLRDALAGCLLPGNLEHLVGQHGQAVYDALIKLSVRQYSIASLRSDGALELMVRQEQHADGSLGICSGWLTQYLPEGDSLLLRLRRNRAFHLSEDDRPLILIGNGTGLAGLRSLLRASIAEGCRRNWLLFGERSIAHDFYCREELEGMLSRGELQRLDLAFSRDQAEKIYVQDRLRAEAGTLAQWLDEGAVIHVCGSLQGMAEGVDRTLRELLGDAGVEALLENGRYRRDVY, encoded by the coding sequence TTGAAGAAAGTCTGGTTCCAGTTGCATTGGCTGTTCGGTATCAGCGCGGGGCTCGTGCTGGCGCTGATGGGCATGACCGGGGCGATGCTGTCATTCCAGGATGAAATCCTGCGCACCGTGAACCCTGCCAGCCTCACCGTGGAAAAGCGCGCCGAGGGCACGCTGCCGATGGACGAGCTGATCCGCCAGGTGGAGAGCGCAGAGCCGGGCAAGAAGGTTGCCTTCGTCTGGGTGAACATCGACGGCGACCAGGCCGGCCGTCTGTTCTATACGCCCCAGCCGGGCCAGCGCCGTGGCGAGTCGCGCTACGTCGATCCCTACACCGCTGACTTCCTGCCGGCGCCCAGGGGGGAAGGCTTCTTCAACTTCGTCATGCAGCTGCACCGCTTCCTCGCCGCAGGCGAGGCGGGCAAGCAGGTCACCGCCGCCTGTACCCTGATCCTGCTCTACCTGTGCCTGTCCGGCCTGTACCTGCGCTGGCCGCGCAAGGCCCTGAGCTGGCGCGCCTGGCTGACCTTCGACTGGGCCAAGAAGGGCCGGACGTTCAACTGGGACCTGCATGCCGTCGCCGGCACCTGGTGCCTGGCGTTCTACCTGCTGGCGACATTGACCGGCCTGTTCTGGTCCTACGACTGGTATCGAGCTGGCTTGTTCAAGCTGCTCGACGACGCCCCTGCCGGCCAGCAGAAGGGCGGCCAACGCGGTGGCGGCAAACGCGGGCCGGCGCCGGAAGGCCCGCCGCCCGTGGTCGACGCCAGCGCCGTCTGGGCGACCATCGAGCAGACCGGCGGCGCCGCGATGACCACCTACAACCTGCGCCTGCCGCCAGTGCAAGGCCAACCGGCCACCGTCTTCTACCTCGAGGGTGATGCCGACCACGAGCGCGCTTTCAACGAGATGAGCATCGACCCGGCCAGCGGCAAGCTGCTGGCCCACAAGCGCTACGACGACAGTTCGTTCGGCAAGCAACTGCTGACCAGCGTCTACGCCCTGCACGTGGGCAGCTATTTCGGCCTGCCGGGGCGCATCCTGATGATGCTGGCGAGCCTGTCGATGCCGCTGTTCTTCGTCACCGGCTGGATGCTCTACCTCGACCGCCGTCGCAAGAAGCGCGCGGCCCAGGCGGCGCGCGGGGAACTGAGCAACGATCCGGGCGCCGATGCCTGGCTGGTGGGCTATGCCAGCCAGAGCGGTTTTGCCGAGCAACTGGCCTGGCAGAGCGCCGGGCAATTGCAGGCCGCCGGCCTGCCGGTACGTGTGGAGCCGCTGGCGAAACTGGACCGTGCCCAGCTGGAGCAGACCCGCAACGCGCTGTTCGTGGTCAGCACCTTTGGTGATGGCGAGGCCCCGGACAACGCCCGTGTCTTCGAGCGCCAACTGCTTGGCCAGCGCCTCGGGCTGGCCGACCTGCGCTTTGCCGTTCTCGCCCTGGGTGATCGCCAGTACGACCACTTCTGTGGTTTCGCCCACCGCTTGCAGGGCTGGCTGCAGGGGCAGGGCGCTCGGGCGTTGTTCGAGGGTGTCGAGGTGGACAATGGCGATGCGGCCGCGCTCCACGACTGGCAACAGCGTCTGGCCGGGCTTTCCGGCGCCGCGCCGCAGGCCGCGTTCAGCGCACCGGCCTTCGAGGTCTGGACGCTGGCCGGTCGTTTGCACCTCAATCCGGGCAGCCAGGGCGAGTCCACCTGGTTGCTGTGCCTGGCTGCACCGAGCGATTCGCAGATCGAGTGGAGCGCCGGCGACCTGGTGGAAATCGTGCCCCGCCAGCCGCTGTTCCTGGTCAACGCCTGGCTTAACCGCCTGGGGCTGGACGGTGATTCCCGTATCCAGGTCGATGGCGTCGCCACGACGCTGAGGGATGCCCTGGCCGGCTGCCTGCTGCCGGGCAATCTCGAGCACTTGGTCGGCCAGCATGGCCAGGCGGTCTACGACGCGCTGATCAAGCTGTCGGTGCGCCAGTACTCCATTGCCTCGCTGCGCAGCGACGGTGCGCTGGAACTGATGGTGCGCCAGGAGCAGCACGCCGATGGATCGCTGGGCATCTGCTCCGGCTGGCTGACCCAGTATCTGCCGGAGGGCGACAGCCTCCTGCTGCGCCTGCGCCGCAACCGCGCCTTCCATCTCAGCGAAGACGACCGCCCGCTGATCCTGATCGGCAACGGCACGGGCCTCGCCGGCCTGCGCAGCCTGCTGCGCGCCAGCATTGCCGAGGGCTGCCGCCGCAACTGGCTGCTGTTCGGCGAGCGCAGCATCGCCCATGACTTCTACTGCCGCGAGGAACTGGAAGGCATGCTTTCGCGTGGTGAGTTGCAGCGCCTGGACCTGGCGTTCTCCCGCGACCAGGCCGAGAAGATCTACGTGCAGGACCGCCTGCGCGCCGAGGCCGGGACGCTGGCGCAGTGGCTGGACGAGGGCGCGGTGATCCATGTCTGTGGCAGCCTGCAGGGCATGGCCGAGGGCGTCGACCGCACGCTGCGCGAGCTGCTCGGTGATGCCGGGGTCGAGGCGTTGCTGGAGAACGGGCGCTACCGGCGCGACGTGTACTGA
- the lpxO gene encoding lipid A hydroxylase LpxO, with protein MKAAILAAFGLSIIYVHLRGRVRHKFSRQLTDHSSFLAPINCIMYLFSRVPSRPYLATDEFPEMRLLTENWETIRSEALHLRDAGSIKRSDQLNDVGFNSFFKTGWKRFYLKWYDDSHPSADALCPKTTELLRQIPSVKAAMFAELPPGSRLVRHRDPYAGSLRYHLGLMTPNDPGCFIEVDGERYHWRDGEAVVFDETYIHYAENTTDHDRVILFCDIERPLKYRWATAFNRWFSRSVMAAAASPNDAGDKTGGINRAFASLYKIRLQGKALKKRNRKLYYLQKWGFLAAVLAVFIWI; from the coding sequence ATCAAAGCCGCCATTCTGGCCGCCTTCGGCCTGAGCATCATCTATGTCCATCTGCGTGGACGGGTGCGCCACAAATTCTCTCGCCAGTTGACCGACCACTCCAGCTTCCTGGCACCGATCAACTGCATCATGTACCTGTTCTCCAGGGTACCGAGCCGCCCGTACCTGGCGACCGACGAATTCCCCGAGATGCGCCTGCTGACCGAGAACTGGGAAACCATCCGCAGCGAAGCCCTGCACCTGCGCGATGCCGGCAGCATCAAGCGCTCCGACCAGCTCAACGACGTGGGCTTCAACTCCTTCTTCAAGACCGGCTGGAAACGCTTCTACCTGAAGTGGTACGACGACAGCCATCCGTCCGCCGACGCGCTGTGCCCGAAGACTACCGAGCTGCTGCGGCAGATCCCCTCGGTCAAGGCGGCGATGTTCGCCGAGCTGCCGCCGGGCTCGCGCCTGGTCCGCCACCGCGACCCCTATGCCGGTTCGCTGCGCTACCACCTGGGACTGATGACACCGAACGATCCGGGCTGTTTCATCGAGGTGGACGGCGAGCGCTACCACTGGCGCGATGGAGAGGCGGTGGTGTTCGACGAGACCTACATCCATTACGCCGAGAACACCACGGACCATGACCGGGTGATTCTCTTCTGCGACATCGAGCGCCCGCTGAAATACCGCTGGGCCACGGCGTTCAACCGCTGGTTCAGCCGCAGCGTGATGGCGGCGGCGGCTTCGCCCAACGATGCGGGCGACAAGACCGGCGGCATCAACCGCGCCTTCGCCTCGCTGTACAAGATCCGCTTGCAGGGCAAGGCGCTGAAGAAGCGCAACCGCAAGCTGTACTACCTGCAGAAGTGGGGCTTCCTCGCGGCAGTGCTGGCTGTGTTCATCTGGATCTGA
- a CDS encoding 5-oxoprolinase subunit PxpA, with amino-acid sequence MTERTTRILLNCDMGESFGAWRMGDDTHAMPLIDQANLACGYHAGDPLTMQRTVRLAVEHGVSIGAHPAYPDLAGFGRRHMSCSPEEVQALVLYQLGALDAFCRAAGTRVDYVKPHGALYNDLVRDDALLCAVLDACAAYRKSLPLMVLALADNSRELQLADAADVPLMFEAFADRAYLPDGQLAPRRLPNAVHHEPQRILDQALAIARGEPFPDIDGNPLRLRADSLCVHGDNPESLAVLRRLRGLLDQA; translated from the coding sequence ATGACCGAGCGCACGACGCGGATCCTGCTCAACTGCGACATGGGCGAAAGCTTCGGTGCCTGGCGAATGGGTGACGACACCCATGCCATGCCGTTGATCGACCAGGCGAACCTCGCCTGCGGCTATCACGCTGGCGATCCGCTGACCATGCAGCGCACCGTGCGCCTGGCGGTGGAGCACGGCGTCAGCATTGGTGCGCACCCTGCCTACCCGGACCTCGCGGGTTTCGGCCGCCGCCACATGAGCTGCTCGCCCGAGGAGGTGCAGGCGCTGGTGCTCTATCAGCTTGGCGCGCTGGACGCCTTCTGCCGCGCCGCCGGTACCCGCGTCGACTATGTGAAGCCCCACGGCGCGCTGTACAACGACCTGGTGCGCGACGACGCGTTGCTCTGCGCCGTGCTCGACGCCTGCGCCGCCTACCGCAAGAGCCTGCCGCTGATGGTGCTGGCGTTGGCCGACAACAGCCGCGAGCTGCAACTGGCCGATGCCGCCGATGTGCCGCTGATGTTCGAAGCCTTTGCCGACCGCGCCTACCTGCCCGACGGTCAACTCGCGCCGCGCCGCCTGCCCAATGCGGTGCACCACGAACCCCAGCGCATCCTCGACCAGGCCCTGGCCATCGCCCGTGGCGAGCCCTTCCCGGACATCGACGGCAACCCGCTGCGCCTGCGCGCCGACAGTCTCTGCGTGCATGGCGACAACCCCGAGTCCCTGGCGGTGCTGCGGCGTCTGCGTGGCCTGCTGGACCAGGCATGA
- the pxpB gene encoding 5-oxoprolinase subunit PxpB: MIRVEAFGAQALLITLAEQPDGTLPLRIARLAERLRVELGMALTDCVPGWTTLLLHYDLLRIDLRQLQSRVQAALAEWPDDFLDDSAGRLHEIAVWYAGEDLGDVARQCGLRPAQVIELHAGRDYRVGAIGFAPGFAYLGELDERLALPRRATPRTRVAAGSLAIAERQTAVYPQASPGGWHLLGRTAQRLFDPHRQPPCPLAVGDRVRFVPIGEAAYRAAGGES; the protein is encoded by the coding sequence ATGATCCGTGTCGAAGCCTTCGGTGCCCAGGCGCTGCTGATCACCCTGGCCGAACAGCCAGACGGAACGTTGCCCTTGCGCATCGCCCGCCTGGCCGAGCGCCTGCGCGTCGAGCTGGGCATGGCGCTGACGGATTGCGTGCCTGGCTGGACCACGCTGTTGTTGCACTACGACCTGCTTCGTATCGACCTGAGGCAACTGCAAAGTCGCGTCCAGGCCGCGCTGGCGGAGTGGCCCGATGATTTCCTCGACGACAGTGCCGGGCGCCTGCACGAAATCGCCGTGTGGTACGCCGGTGAAGACCTCGGCGACGTCGCGCGGCAGTGCGGGCTCAGGCCTGCACAGGTGATCGAGCTGCACGCCGGCCGCGATTACCGCGTCGGCGCCATCGGCTTCGCCCCCGGTTTCGCCTACCTGGGCGAGCTGGACGAGCGCCTCGCCTTGCCGCGCCGGGCCACGCCGCGCACCAGGGTAGCCGCCGGCAGCCTGGCCATCGCCGAGCGGCAGACGGCGGTTTATCCACAGGCGTCGCCCGGCGGCTGGCACCTGCTCGGCCGCACCGCGCAGCGATTGTTCGATCCGCATCGACAACCGCCTTGCCCATTGGCGGTCGGCGACCGCGTGCGTTTCGTACCCATCGGCGAGGCGGCCTACCGCGCCGCCGGTGGCGAATCGTGA